The following are encoded in a window of Danio aesculapii chromosome 12, fDanAes4.1, whole genome shotgun sequence genomic DNA:
- the cdc42ep4b gene encoding cdc42 effector protein 4 — translation MPILKQLVSSSSQSKRRSRADLTAEMISAPLGDFRHTMHVGRGGDAFGDTSFLSTRSGEPPKEPEVQQSSPKQSLLSRTFRSSKRSQSVNRDKPDKSKLAPPSGSPSYVKNAISLPYLNDEDSGRGTGMHLPKSVSSSPLKKLPETDVKTFDGKPLNGAAAPTVSDLELDEKNFGELTDLRPSAPYTGGMKHAESIMSFHIDLGPSMLGDILSVMEKKGYDDDDLGFEEGKSSEGRGSPPQSPPNEVEEEDPLPPIRPPRQRPGTNPYTPELQTRNHQHLDSCSVSSSGSTVLDEKPHNLIYDGNMDNIKYSSPRVQDDTDFSYMDDDDEDEEIRV, via the coding sequence ATGCCTATTCTGAAGCAGCTCGTCTCCTCGTCCTCCCAGTCAAAGCGGCGCTCACGTGCTGACCTCACTGCAGAGATGATCAGCGCACCTTTGGGAGACTTCCGTCACACAATGCATGTAGGTCGAGGAGGCGACGCATTTGGGGACACCTCTTTTCTTAGCACTCGCTCCGGAGAGCCACCAAAAGAGCCAGAGGTACAGCAGAGCTCGCCTAAACAGAGTCTCCTTTCCCGTACGTTCCGAAGCAGCAAACGCTCGCAGTCAGTCAATCGTGACAAGCCTGACAAATCCAAACTGGCACCTCCAAGTGGCTCGCCGAGTTATGTGAAAAACGCAATCTCACTTCCATATTTGAATGATGAGGACTCGGGACGAGGTACTGGAATGCACCTACCCAAAAGCGTGTCCTCGAGTCCACTGAAGAAACTTCCGGAAACTGATGTGAAGACATTTGACGGAAAGCCGCTTAATGGAGCAGCGGCTCCCACTGTATCAGACTTGGAGTTGGATGAGAAGAATTTCGGTGAGCTGACTGACTTGCGTCCATCAGCTCCTTACACCGGAGGCATGAAGCACGCCGAGTCCATCATGTCCTTCCACATTGACCTGGGTCCTTCAATGCTTGGAGACATCCTGAGCGTGATGGAAAAGAAAGGCTATGATGATGATGACTTGGGTTTTGAAGAGGGGAAGAGTAGTGAAGGACGTGGATCGCCACCCCAGAGTCCTCCCAATGAGGTGGAAGAAGAGGACCCTCTTCCTCCAATCCGCCCCCCACGCCAAAGGCCAGGCACTAACCCCTACACTCCAGAGCTCCAAACCAGAAACCATCAACACCTTGACAGCTGTTCCGTCTCCAGTTCAGGGTCCACTGTGCTGGATGAAAAACCTCACAATTTGATCTATGATGGCAACATGGATAACATCAAGTACAGCTCGCCCCGAGTGCAAGACGACACAGACTTCTCCTATATGGATGATGACGATGAGGATGAAGAGATTAGGGTGTAA